Below is a window of Culturomica massiliensis DNA.
TTCCGAACAATAACACTAAAAACAAACCGAACGCCCAGTTATATCTGAAAAAACGCGTCCATAAACTCCGCAACAAACCGTCATCCATATCCATAGTTACAGCGTACTTTATCCCGATCACTATATTGCAAAGCTACCGATTAATCAATTCCCGAATATCATCGGCAGAATAAACGTAAGTTTTACCGTCCGGGTCCATTACAGTAAGGTGTTTGTCATCACTGAAAAACAATTCATCCAATTCCTGTTTCAAAATTTCGCGGGAAACGGAATGCATCGTATTTCCACGAGCCGGAGCAAAATCTTTCACATTTTGTAAGAATAAAATCTGAGCAAACAGGGCTACACGTATTTCTTTCTCCGAAGCTTTGGACCGTTTCTCTTTATCCACCAATACATCGTATTTCCAATTAACAAAATTAGATATCGCTTGCTTATTTTTAGGATCCAGCTTATATGCTTTCCAATAATAATCAACGGCACCAGACTGTTGCATAGAATACCCGCAAGCCATTCCGCACATCACAGCCAATTGAGAAAGAAACTGAGGATCCGGCTGAAGCTGATCTTCAATTTCCAGAAAAACCTGTAAAGCTTTTCTGGGCTCTCCGCTCTTCGCTAACGATTCCCCATACCGCATCGCCACTTCCATATCCGTCCGATTGCCTTGTTTATCCCGGAAAAGGGAGTCAGCCAAAGCCAAAGGTAGTAAAGCCTCCTTAAAATGTTTCTGTTGATAACGCGCCAATCCCAGATATTTATAATTAAATCGCACAGAATCACCTCCTACAATCAATTCATCAAATGTTTTCTCACATTTCCCGAAACGTTTTGCCACATACTCCAAGACCCCACGCGTTTGCTTTACTGTATTCGAATGAGGTGAATACACCAAAGCCGTATCGACCATATCTAAGGCATAATCGACAAAATCAGTAAACATATTTTGATCGGCCAGCATTACATTAATAGCTTTCACCGCCGTCCCCCCGTCCGCAGGATCCAACCAAAAAGCATCACAATAACTCCGGGCTGCACCGGTACTCAATCCAATCTCCACATAACAATCTCCTAATCTCTTCAATAAGGTTACATTTGTCGTATCTGCCCCGGCCAATCGAAGATACACCGGTACAGCTTTCAACGTTTTCCCGGTTTGCTGATACAAACGGGCCAACTGATAATTTATCGCAAAATCCAAAGAATCCTCCCCGGCCAGCTTCTCATACGCACCAACGGCATCTACTGTTTTGCCTGCCAAGGCAAGTACTCTGGCAATTGCAATACGGGCCTCCCGGTTCGTCGTGTCCGCCAGTAACCATTGCTTATAATAACGATAAGCATCCTTATACCGCAATACACCTTCACTTGCCTTCCCCGCATAAAACAACAAATCCGAAATCTTTACCCCGGCATTATTCAATGAATCCACACATTTTAACGCCTCGTAGTAGCGATTTTTTGCCATTAAGCTTTCGACTTTTCGCAGAGGTTCTTCCTGTGCATATAAAACAGTACCCCAAACGACAAAAAAACATATCAAACAGTACCTCATAATACAATCCTATTTTATTGTATAAAGAAATAGATATTCCATTTAAAATACAAATTTTTTCAACTAAAATTATAGTTATACCATTTTTAGCTCAAACACGTCAAAAAACTTTCTAATAAAATTTACAAAGCAACTGCATTCGATAGAAAAAATCTTATCTTTACCTCGATAAAAGTCATTATTTCATTCAGTTTATCGATTTAAAAAGTTTTATATTTCAGTTTCATTTTAACCGTCCTTGTTGGAAAGATTGTTGAAATCTGAATATTTTATTTAAAAAATTAAACAAAATTATGAAAACATTTCTTGGATTGCTCCTATTATTTCTGAGCATACATCTCCCCGGCCAAGCCCGAAACAATGATCTCCGGATTCTTATAGGCGGAAATGCTTACGTCACTGCATACCAGGACGGAGCAAAAATCACCGACAACGGTATTTTAAACTGGACTGACCCAAGCTCCGTTATCAGTATATTTTTTTACGCCGGTGAAGCCGGCTCTTTCGATCTATCTGTATTCGGAAAAGGGCATTCCCGTATAAAAGTCAGTTGTAACGGTCAAAACCGACCGATAACGTTAAATTCGGATTATTATACAGCCATACCGGCAGGAACATTTCAAATCAGTTCACCGGGCTATGTGCGCATCGATCTGCAAGGCCTTAGCAAAGAAGAAGCCAGTTTCGGTATTATCAGGGAACTCATTGTTTCAGAATTGAAAGGAGAAACCCATTACGTAAATAACTTCTCCTCATATTGGGGAAGACGCGGTCCGTCCGTTCATTTAAGCTATACCATGCCGACGGAAACTACGGAATGGTTTTACAATGAAATTACAGTACCCAAAGAAGGTGAAATTCTACACAGTTATTACATGGCCAACGGCTTCGGGGAAGGATACTTCGGTATACAATACAATTCACCGACAGAAAGAAGAGTATTATTTTCAGTATGGAGCCCCTTCAATACCCAAGACCCGAACGAAATACCGGAAGAGGATAAAATCAAAGTATTACGCCGCGGCGAAGACGTTCATATCGGAGAATTCGGGAATGAAGGTTCGGGAGGACAAAGCTATCTGATTTACAACTGGAAAGCGGGTACCACCTACAAATTTTTAACCCACATCAAACCCGACGGGAAAGGAAATACGATTTATACCGCTTATTTCTATGCTACGGACGAAAACCGCTGGAGACTTATCGCTAGTTTTTTACGTCCAAAAACAGACACCTGGTATACCCGGGCCCATTCGTTTTTGGAAAATTTTAATCCGGAACAAGGCTACCTTGCACGCAGCGTTCAGTTCTCCAACCAATGGGCTTTAGGACAAGACGGTATCTGGCGGGAAATGACCGAGGCCGGTTTTACGTATGATGCAACTGCCAACGCGGGTGTACGTTTGGATTACCAGGGCGGTCTTCTCCCGGATAAACAGGCGTTCTACTTAAAAAACGGAGGATTTTTTAATGAGCATACAGCTTATGGGACCAAATTTGAACGGGAAGGCCGGAAAAAAGCTCCGAAAATCAATTTCAAAATGCTGGAAACACTCTGATCCTTATATCCGGCCTGAAGACAGGATCCCTCCTCCAAGCAACCGATTGCCGCAATAAAGGGCAACCGGTTGTCCCGGAGCCAGGGCCCAGGCCGGATTTTCCAAATAAATCTGCAAGCGGCTTTCACCGATTTCCCGGACATTTGCATTTCCGGCCGGATTCAATCCCAAACCCCGTACTTTCACTTCAATATTTTCCAACTCTAAATCTGTCCGATCGATCAGGTTCACCTGTTCGATTTCCAATACATGTTGAAACAAACCGTTTTTACGATCCGCAACAATCAGATTTTGCCCGGTACATATTTCTTTTACATACAACGGCTCATTCCCGATAACCGGCATACCCCGCTTTTGTCCGACCGTATAATTCAATAAACCGGTATGCTGTCCGATTACATGTCCGTCGGTATCCCGGATATCTCCGGG
It encodes the following:
- a CDS encoding DUF3472 domain-containing protein, which gives rise to MKTFLGLLLLFLSIHLPGQARNNDLRILIGGNAYVTAYQDGAKITDNGILNWTDPSSVISIFFYAGEAGSFDLSVFGKGHSRIKVSCNGQNRPITLNSDYYTAIPAGTFQISSPGYVRIDLQGLSKEEASFGIIRELIVSELKGETHYVNNFSSYWGRRGPSVHLSYTMPTETTEWFYNEITVPKEGEILHSYYMANGFGEGYFGIQYNSPTERRVLFSVWSPFNTQDPNEIPEEDKIKVLRRGEDVHIGEFGNEGSGGQSYLIYNWKAGTTYKFLTHIKPDGKGNTIYTAYFYATDENRWRLIASFLRPKTDTWYTRAHSFLENFNPEQGYLARSVQFSNQWALGQDGIWREMTEAGFTYDATANAGVRLDYQGGLLPDKQAFYLKNGGFFNEHTAYGTKFEREGRKKAPKINFKMLETL